Proteins from a genomic interval of Sphingomonas sp. Y38-1Y:
- a CDS encoding LacI family DNA-binding transcriptional regulator, whose product MANATIRDVAREADVSVASASRALNGRDNVRPELRARVEDAAKRLGYVPHAGARSLSLSRTGAIGVVLPDLHGEFFSEFVRGMDREASARHLHLLLSNMHADPEQGIEALRAMRGRVDGLVVMAPQVDADVLGQHLPASVPAVLVNCAPNQQQRAELRIDNAAGAAAMVDHLVAGGRRAIVHVAGPDGNIDAEERRRGYLDAIARAGLKPRIVAGTFEEASGAAAATELSTGGERFDAIFAANDMMAIGAMVALREAGLRVPRDVAVAGFDDIPLARLVSPALTTIRVGIADAGARAVVRLAALIDGGEDHFVEAMVPRLVVRASAGAD is encoded by the coding sequence ATGGCGAATGCCACCATCCGCGATGTCGCGCGCGAAGCGGACGTGTCGGTTGCGTCGGCGTCGCGTGCGCTCAATGGCCGCGACAATGTCCGTCCGGAACTGCGCGCGCGTGTCGAGGATGCGGCCAAGCGCCTGGGATACGTGCCCCATGCCGGCGCTCGCAGCCTGAGCCTGTCGCGGACCGGCGCGATTGGCGTCGTGCTCCCCGACCTGCACGGCGAGTTCTTCTCCGAGTTCGTCCGCGGCATGGATCGTGAGGCGTCGGCACGGCACCTTCACCTGCTGCTCTCCAACATGCATGCCGATCCCGAGCAGGGGATCGAGGCACTGCGCGCGATGCGCGGGCGCGTCGACGGGCTGGTGGTGATGGCGCCGCAGGTCGATGCCGACGTGCTCGGCCAGCATCTGCCCGCCAGCGTGCCCGCGGTGCTCGTCAACTGCGCACCCAATCAGCAGCAGCGCGCGGAGCTTCGCATCGACAATGCCGCGGGTGCGGCGGCGATGGTCGATCACTTGGTCGCCGGCGGGCGCCGCGCGATCGTCCATGTCGCGGGTCCCGACGGCAACATCGATGCCGAGGAGCGGCGCCGCGGCTATCTGGACGCGATCGCACGCGCTGGATTGAAGCCGCGTATCGTCGCCGGAACGTTCGAGGAAGCATCGGGCGCCGCCGCCGCGACCGAGCTTTCGACGGGCGGCGAGCGGTTCGACGCGATCTTCGCCGCCAACGACATGATGGCGATCGGCGCGATGGTCGCGCTTCGCGAGGCGGGGCTGCGCGTGCCGCGCGACGTCGCGGTCGCCGGGTTCGACGACATCCCGCTCGCGCGGCTGGTCAGCCCGGCGCTGACCACCATCCGTGTCGGCATTGCCGATGCCGGCGCGCGCGCGGTCGTGCGCCTCGCTGCATTGATCGACGGCGGCGAGGATCATTTCGTCGAAGCAATGGTTCCGAGGCTGGTCGTCCGCGCAAGCGCGGGCGCCGACTGA
- a CDS encoding glycoside hydrolase family 3 N-terminal domain-containing protein, translating into MIGAGAAAAWATSPARALLAQATEGGVSARVRDLIARMTVEEKAGQVTLMAAAWAGGAATTLNPPAGNNSFEGQLEETRTGRLGGVFNGNGAAMARRMQTVAVRESRLKVPLIFAADVIHGFRTVFPMPLAEAGSFDPDLAERTARAAAVEATAAGIDWNFAPMVDIARDQRWGRGIEGAGEDVLLGRLMATARVRGFQGTKGLTADDAMAACAKHFAAYGAAEAGLDYNSVDVSERTLREIYFPPFQAAFDAGAATTMASFNELSGIPATANKWLLTDLLRKEWNWGGLVVSDYTGDMELIDHGFAADEREAAKLAFLAGVDMSMQSSFYIRHLPNLVAKGEVPMARLDEAVGRVLALKEKLGLFDDPFRRIDPRREKTRIRTKAHLALAREAAAKSIVLLKNEGDLLPLPRSGKRIALIGPFVQGKRELIGPWNVYGTDAEATDLLTGVRAAVSDASLVTAVDGSAIDAPIAGGIEAAVAAAQAADIVVLAIGESQGMSGEAQSRTDIVIPSAQMALAEAVAATGKPIVVVLRHGRGLALHGAVVEAPAILAAWFLGSESGPATADILFGVQSPSARLPVSFPFESGQSPYHYAHKATGRPNPGDKPEPYKAHFRETLNRARFPFGHGLTYGRIAYSNLEAGGGVLNAGGTIEVAATITNSGTRAAEEVVQLYIRDVTASITRPVRELKAFRKVRLAPGASQRVAFTLRRDDLTFIGTDLKPTVEAGKFRLWIAPSAEAEGVSGEFTLA; encoded by the coding sequence ATGATCGGTGCGGGCGCCGCCGCGGCCTGGGCGACCTCGCCCGCGCGCGCGCTCCTCGCCCAGGCGACCGAAGGCGGCGTGTCGGCGCGCGTCCGCGATCTGATCGCCAGGATGACGGTCGAGGAAAAGGCGGGCCAGGTGACGCTGATGGCCGCGGCCTGGGCCGGCGGCGCGGCGACGACGCTCAACCCGCCCGCGGGCAACAACAGCTTCGAGGGGCAGCTGGAGGAGACGCGGACGGGCCGGCTGGGCGGCGTGTTCAATGGCAATGGCGCGGCGATGGCGCGACGGATGCAGACCGTCGCGGTGCGCGAGTCGCGACTGAAGGTGCCGCTGATCTTCGCCGCCGACGTCATCCACGGCTTCCGCACCGTCTTCCCGATGCCGTTGGCGGAGGCAGGCAGCTTCGATCCTGACCTCGCCGAGCGCACCGCCCGAGCCGCGGCGGTGGAGGCGACCGCGGCGGGCATCGACTGGAACTTCGCGCCGATGGTCGACATCGCCCGCGACCAGCGCTGGGGCCGCGGGATCGAGGGCGCGGGCGAGGACGTGCTGCTCGGCCGGCTGATGGCGACCGCGCGCGTGCGCGGGTTCCAGGGCACCAAGGGCCTTACCGCCGACGATGCGATGGCGGCGTGCGCCAAGCATTTCGCCGCCTATGGCGCGGCGGAGGCGGGGCTCGACTATAACAGCGTCGACGTGTCCGAACGGACGCTGCGCGAGATCTATTTCCCGCCCTTCCAGGCCGCGTTCGATGCCGGCGCCGCGACGACGATGGCGAGCTTCAACGAACTGTCGGGCATCCCCGCCACCGCCAACAAATGGCTGCTGACCGACCTGCTCCGCAAGGAGTGGAATTGGGGCGGCCTCGTCGTCTCCGACTATACCGGCGACATGGAGCTGATCGACCACGGCTTTGCCGCCGACGAGCGTGAAGCCGCGAAGCTCGCCTTCCTGGCGGGTGTCGACATGTCGATGCAGTCGAGCTTCTACATCCGCCACCTACCCAACCTCGTCGCCAAGGGCGAGGTGCCGATGGCGCGACTGGACGAGGCGGTCGGCCGCGTGCTGGCCTTGAAGGAGAAGCTCGGCCTGTTCGACGATCCCTTCCGCCGCATCGATCCCCGGCGAGAAAAGACGCGCATCCGGACGAAGGCGCATCTCGCCCTCGCCCGCGAGGCCGCGGCCAAGTCGATCGTACTGCTCAAGAACGAGGGCGACCTCCTCCCCCTTCCCCGCTCGGGCAAGCGCATCGCGTTGATCGGCCCGTTCGTGCAGGGGAAGCGCGAGCTGATCGGCCCGTGGAACGTCTATGGCACCGATGCCGAGGCGACCGACCTCCTCACCGGCGTCCGCGCCGCCGTCTCCGACGCCAGCCTCGTCACCGCAGTCGACGGCTCGGCGATCGACGCGCCGATCGCGGGCGGGATCGAGGCCGCCGTCGCCGCGGCACAGGCGGCCGACATCGTCGTCCTTGCGATCGGCGAGAGCCAGGGCATGTCGGGCGAGGCACAGTCGCGCACCGACATCGTCATCCCGTCCGCTCAGATGGCGCTCGCTGAAGCGGTCGCCGCGACGGGCAAGCCGATCGTCGTCGTGCTGCGCCACGGCCGCGGCCTCGCGCTCCACGGCGCGGTGGTCGAGGCGCCGGCGATCCTCGCGGCGTGGTTCCTGGGGTCGGAAAGCGGCCCGGCGACCGCCGACATCCTGTTCGGAGTGCAGAGCCCGTCGGCACGCCTGCCCGTCAGCTTCCCGTTCGAGAGCGGGCAGTCGCCCTATCACTACGCGCACAAGGCGACCGGCCGTCCCAATCCCGGCGACAAGCCCGAGCCCTACAAGGCGCATTTCCGCGAGACGCTCAACCGCGCGCGCTTCCCGTTCGGGCACGGCCTCACCTATGGCCGGATCGCTTATTCGAACCTGGAGGCCGGCGGCGGGGTGCTGAACGCCGGCGGCACGATCGAGGTGGCGGCGACGATCACCAACTCGGGCACGCGCGCGGCGGAGGAAGTCGTCCAGCTCTACATCCGCGACGTCACCGCCAGCATCACCCGGCCGGTCCGCGAGCTCAAGGCGTTCCGCAAGGTTCGCCTCGCCCCCGGCGCATCGCAGCGGGTGGCGTTCACGCTCCGCCGCGACGA